A single window of Methylobacterium nodulans ORS 2060 DNA harbors:
- a CDS encoding DUF6894 family protein, which yields MALYFFHFQNGPQLVRDVDGVYLASPADALERATRLAEGLLGEREIECDLLRSAIRVEDQHHRRVLCLPMTCAMARENRQRARAH from the coding sequence ATGGCCCTTTACTTCTTCCACTTTCAGAACGGCCCGCAGCTCGTTCGGGATGTTGATGGCGTCTACCTTGCCAGTCCGGCGGATGCCCTCGAACGGGCGACCCGGCTCGCGGAGGGCCTGCTCGGGGAGCGTGAGATCGAGTGCGATCTGCTGCGGAGCGCGATCCGCGTCGAGGATCAGCACCATCGCCGCGTGCTCTGCCTGCCGATGACCTGTGCGATGGCCCGGGAGAACCGGCAGCGCGCCCGGGCTCATTGA